The genomic interval GCCCTTCCTGGAAAATTTCCCCACCGCCGGCTCCCCCATCGGCCCCCTCCTCCTCCGAAATTTGGTCACATCCGTTTTCGTGTCGGCCGATACCTCTCTCCTCAACTTCGCCGAGAAACACAATCTTCACCGACTCTACAAACTCTTTCAGCTTTTCCAGCACCTTCTCCTCTCCTCTTTCCTCTTCTTCCTCGGCATTCTCCCCTCCTTCTTTTCCGTCTTTGCCCTCTGGCTCGAGGGCTTCGCCACGAATTACAAGCCTCCAAAACTTAATAACAGCTATGTACCGATTTCCGATGGCGGCGATTCCGGCATCGCCCGGGCGCTCACGCAATTACTCTGTCTTGCTTCCGAAATTCCGGTTTGTTCCCGAAAATACGAGTTCGTACAGTCCTTGGCGGAGCGGCTGATCGACGAGAACCACCGGGAAGGGTTCGAGGCGCTCCGGGAGCTGAACCGAAGGGTGCTCTCCGCGGCGTTTGCAAAGACGCTGAGCCGGCTGGAGGTTGCGGCGTCGGAGCAGGAGAGGGAGCGCGGCGCCGCGTGTTCGTGGTTCGGGTTGGGGGATCGTAGTTTGGGTAGGGTCTATCGGGCGGTTCGCGGCGTTGGGCAGGTGGCGTTTTCCCGGTTCGGACTGTCGAGGGAGGAGGCCGACCGGGGGGAGAGCTCGGCTGAGAAAATGGCGGCTGAGCTGCTCTGGTTGTCGCAGAAGATGGCGGGATGTGGGATTGTGGAGGAAGCGGTGAGCCGGTGGGCGGCGGCTACAAATTTGGCCTCGCTGGCTCTCTCGGCTGAGCCGCGGCTTCAAGGTTCCCTCGTTAAAGTCTCAGGTATGGATGGAGCggttttgttttctgttttcatTGCTCAAAGTTTTTGCGgcataaattatgtttttccagtTTATTTACTTAAACTAATTAATTTAATCGTAAATTAAACAATTTAATTTAAGAAAAGAGTCGAGTATGTGGTGACAATTTGAAGTAGACACTTGTGTATAGAAACGTGCGGATTTTGGATTTAGCAGGGGGGGCTTGGTCTGATCGAAAGCGGGATTTTGCTTTAATGGATGTGACCCTGCTTATTAATAAAGTGAACAGTGAAAAGGGTATATCATGATTGGAACTTTTTTCCATTCATGGTGCTGCGCTGCGTAGGCCATTCTTCTGCAGCACAGAATTTCACcgtgatttggaagaggtgaaTGCGTGAATCTACTAGCAAATAACACGTTAGAAAAATCTAGAAATTATGTGATTCGGTCTGAAttgacctatgtccacggagcaccTCATAATCCACTATGAAATCGAAAGAAAATACATAATCTTTTTTCAGCTCTCTCTGCATTCTTTCTCGCACCTTTTTTAATACACCTTTTCACTTGCGCATACTTCTCTATTTATAGTTGACTGGAGAAATTACAGTAGATGACAGATTAAATTGTAATCAATTTCGGTTTCAATCAATAGCTGCGGACAATTGTGGATTACAGCTCAACGCGGCTCAACAGCTCACACGTGGCACCAGCTCATACGCGTCTCTAGCTCACGCGCGTCTCTAGCTCACGCGCGTCTCTAGCTCACACGCGTCTCTGGCTCCCGCTACTtgacaatctcccacttggatcgagacggagacgcctcctcaaccagtgataaatgatgtgctcaaatatgTCTTTAGGCATGAAGATCAATTGaaattgaacacaacttcagcttttcTGTAGTTACCACCTTTGTTAACATATCTGCTAGATTCCTGCTactttggattttttcaagtgtcaataGGCCGTCCTCTAATAGAGATATGACAAAGAGATAACGAAatccaatatgtttggttctagaatGAAATGTAGAGTTCTTTGTCAGATGCATTGCACTCTAACTATTACTATTCAAAACATTTCTCTTTTGCTTTATTTTGAGCTTTGTTAATAAACCATAaagtcaaatcatctctttacttgcTTTTGTCACTActacgtactcagcttctgtagtagataaAACAACAATtttctgtatctgtgacatccaactaacagctgttgtgccaacagtgaatatatacccGGTGGTGCTtttgcgatgatcaatttcacctgcaaaatcagcatttaCATAACCTTGAATTTTCAAGTCGTTTTTGTCGAAACATATGCACTTATCAATAGTggcacgtagatatctcaaaatccacttcactgttTCCCAATGAGTCTTCCTTGTATTTgacatgtacctgctgacaatttccactgcttggccaatatctggtctggtacgAACCACAGCATACATGAGACatccaatggctgaggcgtatggtaccttaattatgaaatctttttcttcatctgtctggagagactgatccttagagaggcggaagtgacctgccaatggtgtatttaccgTTTTGGCACTACTCATGTTAAACCTTTGTAAAACATTACtaatgtactctgactgagataactaCAATGTTCCTTgatgcttatctctagagatccgcatcctAAGAATATGTtttgcaggacccaagtctttcatgtcaaattcctctgacaattgttgtttcaattttctgatctcttctatatctgatcccGCGACTAGCATATCGtcaacatataacaataggaTAATATAACTAGtatgatacctcttgaagtaacAATAGTGGTCAACATTGTACTTCTGAAAATTTTTCCTTTACATACAGTTGTCAAACTTCTTGTACCACtacctaggagcttgtttgagaccatacaagtttttcttcaatctgcacacaagatTCTCTTCACCTTTAACGGAGAAACCTTTTAGCTATTGCATATAAATTTTCTTATCAAGATCATTGtgaagaaatgtcatcttcacgtccaactgctcaagatgtaagccttctgaggcaacaatacttaagacagatctgatggttgtcagttTTATAgctggtgcaaaaatatcagtgtagtcaattcttTCCTtttgttcgaaacctttgactactaaccaGGATTTATACCtattggatccatcatgctcttctttgatcctttacatccatttgttgtgaagagttttcttacctttgggcaacttagctaattctcatgttttgttggaggtaagaaacttcatctcgtctttcattgcaagctcccacttgttCGAATCTCTAGCCTGACATGTTTCAACAtaacattcaggttctcctccatctgtaagaagtaaatgattcacatacctcctatACGGTACATGTTGcagagaagatctcctaagctctggagctggagtaggaggcagTGTTGTAACAATCTGCTCCATAGGTTCCTCTACTTGAGAAATTTCGGTGTTCCTCTGTCATGTCCctacaccttctaggacatcgtCCACATCTACATAAGTTGTTTCAAACTCTGTagattctgttgtgtgtctatTTTTGTACATTACATTTTTATCAAAAaacacatatctgcttgtgatcacctttttgttttcatcatcccaaatgcgatacccatattcatTTCCACCATAACCGACGAAGTTGTATTGTCGAGATGTTGGATCAAACTTATTCCTGACATggtcattgatatgtacatacgCAACACAAcaaaaaaactttcaaatgtgaaagttttACCTCTTTACCGCTCCATACTTCTTCTAGTAgtctatagtccaatggtactgatggactcctattaatcaagtaagctgctgtgttgactgcttctgcctaGAACATCTTTGGTAAACCTGATTGCATACGCACGCTTTTGGCTTTTTCTGTCAATGATCTGTTCATCCGCTCGACTATGCTGTTGTGCTGAGACGTACCTGACACAGTTTTTTCCATCCTGATATCATGCTCATAGCATAATTTCTTGAACCCGGTGTCATTATACTCACCATCGTTATCGATTCTtagctttttgattttcaaaccagttttaTTTTCAatcattgctttccaaatcttaaaagcatcAAATACATAAGATTTgtatttcaggaagtaaactcataccttccaaGAATAATCGTCAATAAATATCACGAAGTAATGCTTCCTAGTTGTGGATGAAATGGTCATTGGTCCCCGTATAtttgaatggactagctcaagtctctctttTTTGGGGTATTGGTGTTCGTTTGGAAACTGACTTTCTTCTGTTTCCCAAGTATGCAATTTTCACACGTGTCAATCTTCACTGACTGTAAATCAttcaactttccctttgagtgcatcaccctgagtcccctCTCACTTAAGTATTTGTGTCGTTGATAGAaaatgttgctatcatcatttcctgtagcaactataatagacatgcatgcattagaTGTTACATAAAGAGTTTCACTTTTCTTATCTCGTGCAATCGTCAATGCACccttcaaaattttcttttcattaCCAATGAATGTTGTGTTATATCTTTCATCTatagttgaccaactgagatcaagttcttcctcAGATCTGaaatatatctgacatctctcAACTTCCATATGGACCCGTTCgtcttgatcttcactgtccccttgccggttatgtcgcaaggttgatcattgctaACGTATACTTTACTGAAGTCATGTATACTTCTCTAAGCAATCTTTACTACAAGTGGCATGAAACGAAactccaaaatctaacacataaGACTcttttttgctctccaaagagcagatcaacatatcatcattttccgaaacaacatttgcttctgtctttgctttcgtctcatattctttctttggacctttgcactggtttctgtaatgaccagtttttccttAGTTCCAGCATTCTATAttctttgtgccctgggaacctgTGTCTTGAGAACCTCTGGCATTTCTGGATTTGAACCTAGATTTGCCACGATTGTTTAATCATCCATGTCTGCTTCCTTTGCCTCGATTTTCCATGTTCAAAGCTAAACTCAAAGTGTaaccatggtttgactgcattttGATTTCTTTTGTCAAAATCGTGCTAACGACTTCATCGTATACTAGCTTTGATTTCCCCCCAgagctactgattgcagtaacaaTATCATTTCAACTTttaggcaactgactgagaacaGTAGGacacgaatctcattatcaaatatAATCCCAACTGAAACGAGTTGATCTGAAAACTCGTTGAAACTATTCAAAcgtctgctaaaactttcacctgcagataTGGTCATAGTAATTAaccttttcataagatgtaccttattagCGGGTGACGGCTACTCGTACATGTTAGAAAGCGCATCCATTAGAGACTTGATGGTTGATATGTGCTTGATATTAAATGCCACacactttgacaacgtcattctgatagcTCCGAGAGTTTtccggtcaagcaactcccactcgtccttgTTTATAGATCCTGACTTTTCCTTCAGCGTCACAGATTGAAGATTACTTAACTGGGAAGGAGTTGCATTTACCATTGAAGTAGGAGAGAAATGTTTTGCATAGTGATAGTTAGAGTACAATACATCTGGTAAAGAACTCTACATTTCATCCCAAAACCAAACATATTGAACTTCGTTATTACTTTGTCAAATCTCTGTTAGAGGACGACGTGTTAACACTTAAAAAAATCCAAAGTAGCAGGAATTCAGTATATATGTTAACAAAGGTGGTAATTACAGaaaaactgaagttgtgttcaacttaagttggtcttcatgcctgaagacatctTCGAGCACATCATTTATCACTAGTTGAGGAGgcatctccgtctccaagtgggagattgttgagtagTTGGAGCTAGAGATGCGTATGAGCTGGTGCCGCATGTGAGCTATTGAGCCGCGTTGAGCTGTAATTCGCAGCTGTCCACGGCTATTGATTGAAGCCAAAATCGATTACAATTTAATCTGCCATTTACTGTAATTTCTctagccatctataaatagaaaagTGTGTGCAAGTGAAAAGGTGTGTAGAAAAGAGCGTGAGGAAGAGTGCAAAGAGAGCTGAGAAGAGAGTTTGTATTTTCTCCCGATTTCATAGTtgattgtggtgtgctccgtggacgtaggtcaatctAGACCGAACCATGTAATTTCTGGCGTCTCTTATTTTTTTGGCGTGTGTTTATTACTCGTAGATTCCTAACATTCTCTACTCGTGAGTGAGCCCCCTTTGATGCCTTCATAGGGGATTAAAGTCCTGCCCTCCCTCCAGAATGTGAGACCATTCGAGCTAAGTCGTATTGTCCAATTTGGTTAGTATTTTAGGTTCTATTTAAGTTGTAGATTGTTTACATTTAAGATTTTCTAATATCATTTCTTATTCTTTTCTGGGCATTTAATAACTTTTTCTTTTATGATGTAGGAATTAGCAATCCTTACGGAAAACACTTTTTGTTGATTCTCACAAGACGTGTCTAGTACTTGGATAATTTATCCATACTTTGTTGGCTATTTGATGAATGGATGGATGATCATTTTATTATGTACAAATAACTACAGCAGAGGATTTTTAATTAATATCCTCTTAAACCATGTAATTTTGCTTGTCTCAATTTTTATTTACACTTTCACCCTACTTGTTATATATTTGAAATCAAACACATAACAAAATATTgacatatatgcatataataatTATAGACGTATTTGTCGTTATTTTCTTCTTATTCATTTGTCTATACCCATGCTTCATAGATTAATCCTTTTTCATCCTCTTCATTATAGCTACCTCGTTGGCTACTACCTTGATTTATCAATGCACGGTTGCATGGTAGAAATGTCATAGTCTTGACTTTATATTGTCCAACACAAATCTTACTTGTACGTCACGTAATAGCAGCTTAGCTTCATCTGGTCCAAGCTTCATGGTCAGCCCTCCAATTACATTAATTGCGTTTTGATCATCACAATAAGGGATAGATGGAtgctttcatatatataaatatatatatatatatatatatatatatatagttagtttgtttatttttaattctaaatGAGTAGTTGGACTGGGTTGAACTTAATTACTGTGACGCGTGCATATGCAGCTTTCTTGATGAAGCAAATAAAAACAATAGAAGGAGCAACGGATGAGGAAGGGAAGAAGAAAGGGGAGCGAAGCGAGATGGAGACGAGGCTGTTGATGGGGTGGGTGCCACTGCTGTGCCGGGCAAGCAACGGCACGGATGCCCCTGTTCTGAGCTCCGCGGAGAAGGCGGAGCTGGAGCGGGTGCTGGAAGACACCATTGCCAATCTAGGGCAAGAGGAGCAGCAGGAGAAGGTGTTGTCCCACTGGCTTTACCATTTCACTTCTACTCCCAACTCCGACTGGCCTAACCTCCAGACCTCCTATGCGCGTTGGTGCACCCATTCTCGCAAGCTCTTCCTCCTGAAATGATCCTctggtatatatataattactaaATCTGGtaactttatatatatgtgttgtatttgtaatcaAGCCATTAATTAATAAGCTCATTTCCATGTCTATGTTAAGTGAATGCAGCATGTTAAAGTAATGATAAAGACTCATTTTTGGTTCCTCAGTCcatttggaatttaaaaaatattagttGAGGAAAGGAAATTTTTTAAGTGAAAAAGAAACTGAAATATATAGCAAACtaataaataaaaaactaattttaCACAACattagcatttaatttttataatttaaatcatTCTAGtataaatttttacttttaatgATATTTAATGCTACGAGAAAGTGCAGTATTTAATGCTATGGTGGCCTACGGGAGGAAGAGATGTTTTACTCTTAGGCTATAGGCTCCTATCCCATCCAGCCCTACCTCTCttaacaaataatataataatgaaCACGTGTAGCACGTAGCGTGTTTTCTTTCTATCTTTTTGagtcattttcatttcatttgacGGGGCTCCTCTCTttggaggttttttttttaattttattttgtttaaaaatatttaagaagaGTTTGAGAGAACTTTATTCTCCCATTTGGTACGTCTTAAAAAATGCTCAACAATCCaatgttttttaaataaaaaatgttgGATGATCTAACATCTTTTATTAAAAAATGCTACTTGGGGCAGCGTTTCTTGAATGCCCCAACGTTCAATAGctagaacttttttttttttttggtattaggAATTATTTGGAGATTTAAACAATTTTTAATGTTTTCTTTTAAGATATAAAAATATTAAGAGTATTTAAACAACTTTAATTAATGGGAAATGTCATTTGAAATATTGAAGGCAATCATATTCTATTTGGTCTGTTGAATTCATCGAAGTAGTAAGAAGATGCCCTCACTGCATGAGAGCACAAGTCTTGCCAAGACAAAGGAATGAAGGTTTTGATGCAAGGGTCGAGCTATATAGATCCTTTTATAgcaataacctaagaagatataCATCGAAAACAAAATGAATTTGAGTTTCTAACATCAAGCTATCATGAGATGATAGATTTAAACTGTTGTAGCTCAACCCTTACACTAGGGTAGAAAATCAAAACATCTCTTGTTGAGATTATGCTACTAGGTCACCTCATTTGTCTTTTGATTCTAGGAAACTCATACTACTTGAAATTTTCATTTAATCCTTAAACGTTAACATACATGCATGCATTGGATCAAGTAGACATTCATTTTGTAAATTAGAGCCCCAAAtgtcaaaaaaaagaaaaaaaaaaaaaagaaaaaaagaaatcaaCCAATTCCAAAATTTGAGGCTAATGTGCCTTCATAGTTCAATGTGGACTTCAATGAGATTGGTTTTCCTATGAAGTCCTTGAAAAGCCGctttattttaaattgaaattgcaTTTTCACTTTACAAATAGTTCATCCAATATATGAGGTTTAGCTCACGAATAATAGTTAAGCTGAACCTCATCTGCATTAAGTaaatcatttacatcaagtcTGACATTTGCATTTGTATAAAATTGTCACTTGCATTTAGTTTAGTTTAAGATTAGTGTTTCCATATATCATTTCATTTGCATCGTATTTCACACACATATCATCATGAAAATCAAAACCAAGCATCATGTACCTGACTTGAAAGaacattttattttcatgaaattcaaCACGTTCATGACATCAAATTTAGTTTAGGAATCACTTCATCAAGGCTTAGAAGGAAAcaaaagaatatatataattatcatcGACAGTCGAtaaaagtattttcacaactttcatacaaaaTTGCATGAATTCACACTACAtcgaattactgtaaaaatttcggtagagtctTTTCTTAAAATCAAGTATATCCATCTATATTTGCACctgttaaaaaaaataataattttcatcAGAAATCGataacaatattttcacaactttcatacacaaatGTCTACAATCACACTACAtcgaattactataaaaatttttattaagaaaaaaaaaaccaaaattttcaattaagaaATGAATTTGTacgaaattttaataaaaaaacttcCATGCTTTTGTGAAGTTTTCAAAACATTTTGGAGTCGTATATTCGTGATGTGGTGTTTGGGTGTTCTCTGACAGTTTTCAACAATGTTAAGGCACGTTTGTGGTTCTCCCTCTTAAAATACAAACTTTTCAAAATGAGttgtatggttttccttctaaaaaatctaaaatttgttagagaatttaatattttaatgaactGTTTATGATGTGATTGTTGAAGGGATTAAAAAACTTCTTTTCTAAAAGATAAAATGAGAGTTTTCAAGTTGGTTTTTGTGGTTTACTTCTTGAACAAACTAAGTCATGCAAATTCAAGAGTTTTCAATAAacactccaaaaatatttttaacattgaAATTAAGAAAAGTGTTTTGGGAACTCCAAATAGCTTGATTTCTCTTTTAAGGATATGTACGTCGTCACTTTGTAGATCCAGCCATACCAATTCAAACAAAAACTAAGAGCCTTTCCTTGTGGTTTTCTTCTTGAACAAACTAAGTCATGCAAATTCAAGAGTTTTCAATAAacactccaaaaatatttttaacattgaAATTAAGAAAAGTGTTTTGGGAACTCCAAATAGCTTGATTTCTTTTTTAAGGATATGTACGTCGTCACTTTGTAGATCCAGCCATACCAATTCAAACAAAAACTAAGAgcctttccttcctctcttcttcattttctatttGCTTGCATGCGTTATCTATATGTTTTCATTACGTATTAAATAGTAGGATTTCCATTAGGTTAAGTCCTCTATATGGATCTTTCAAAGAGATTaagggttattaaaattttaaaacaaataaacaaaaggAATGGAAAATTGCAGAGGGCGGTTGATAGGCAAATGAGTACCTAGTTCTCcaatatgatttttcaaatatttttcaagttccaatcatttctttcaaaaaaattctttcaaaaagTGAAATACACATACACACAAGGTAAGCATGGTAACCATTTATGGAATGAGTCTTTTAGGGTGCTAATTTTTTGAATTCCTATAAAAAAGGATTTAAAGTATTAGCTTCCTTATTCATAAAAAGTACTCCCGAACCAAATATCTTTTTCAAATTGTTTGATTTATATtatctttttaaaaattaaaataaagtggcgacttaattttttaaaataaaaggatAAGTTAGGGAACCAATGATTTGATTATCTATACTTTTTAAATTATAGCAGTTAACAAAATAATGACAATCCAAACAATTCCTCAGCTGATGCATGGAAGCCGTGTCCACATTCCGAAGTTTGCTTGATCAGtaagacctagggggaggacgctgattcGTAAGTTTGGTACTGTACCAGGGGATCCAAAGGACTTGTTGGTGGTTAGAATTCctacataataaaaaaaaaaaaaataatccaaTGTCAACATTTGTAAAAGAAAACGAACCCACTAATTGAATGATTCATGCCTTTTTAAGATTTTCCATCAATGTACAATTTTCAAAAGGCTTTGATTATGACTCTTTATATTTTCATGTGTGGTAAACTTATGCATTATCGTTAGTTGACGCTAGTTGATTATGACCCTTATGAAAATTTGAGCAGAGACATAAGCCGAGGCATTAACAAATACTGTAAAAGATGCATTGTCAGACGTATtgacaaataaaatgaaaaatacataTACAGATGCAAGCACAAGTATAATAATAGATGGGGTAGTATACATAGTAACTGATGCATTTTACAAATGCTATGAAGGATACAATTATAGATGTAGTaatatatgtatacatagatGGATATAGAGATGTATCTATAGATACAATGGTGGATGCAATAGTAGATGCCTCTACAAATGCAATTACAACAGCAATGGTAGGTGCACTTGCATATGCAAGATTATTAGGTGATTTGcatatttgtaatatttaaaatttaagaaagctctagattatttttcaaagaaacatGAGAAATATCAAAGATTTGAATTGACG from Malania oleifera isolate guangnan ecotype guangnan chromosome 9, ASM2987363v1, whole genome shotgun sequence carries:
- the LOC131164187 gene encoding uncharacterized protein LOC131164187, encoding MSPPIADHNSVVIRENNDITMPFLENFPTAGSPIGPLLLRNLVTSVFVSADTSLLNFAEKHNLHRLYKLFQLFQHLLLSSFLFFLGILPSFFSVFALWLEGFATNYKPPKLNNSYVPISDGGDSGIARALTQLLCLASEIPVCSRKYEFVQSLAERLIDENHREGFEALRELNRRVLSAAFAKTLSRLEVAASEQERERGAACSWFGLGDRSLGRVYRAVRGVGQVAFSRFGLSREEADRGESSAEKMAAELLWLSQKMAGCGIVEEAVSRWAAATNLASLALSAEPRLQGSLVKVSAFLMKQIKTIEGATDEEGKKKGERSEMETRLLMGWVPLLCRASNGTDAPVLSSAEKAELERVLEDTIANLGQEEQQEKVLSHWLYHFTSTPNSDWPNLQTSYARWCTHSRKLFLLK